A genomic window from Candidatus Woesearchaeota archaeon includes:
- a CDS encoding DNA-directed RNA polymerase subunit H, protein MLRKQKTPVVSVTNHVLIPEHQKLSDKDKQELFATYHITLKDLPKILPTDPAIQPLSVKPGDVVKILRKSPTAGDAIFYRGVVHA, encoded by the coding sequence ATGCTACGAAAACAAAAAACACCTGTCGTTTCCGTCACGAATCACGTGCTGATTCCTGAGCACCAGAAGCTCTCTGACAAAGACAAGCAGGAGCTCTTTGCAACGTACCACATCACGCTGAAAGACCTGCCAAAAATTCTGCCGACCGACCCTGCCATCCAACCGTTAAGTGTCAAGCCAGGCGATGTCGTCAAGATTCTCCGCAAAAGCCCAACCGCGGGCGATGCGATTTTTTACCGGGGGGTTGTGCATGCGTAA
- a CDS encoding sigma-70 family RNA polymerase sigma factor, with translation MVSDECAALDDRVRSTKTKETIFLDGKPLSAVFGQYRDELYAYLLKQTAHRADADDILSETFVKVARFHDSYKTGTNLRAWLYKIAVRSFLNHHHQKKIEWERFTSDEDPEFHAASHPETPETIVARREIMARAQRAVGELPGDFRATAWLTFFGESHYHETGRALSLPDGTVMSRVYRARRILEQDTDLYNVLK, from the coding sequence ATGGTATCTGATGAATGTGCTGCGCTTGATGATCGGGTTCGTTCCACAAAAACTAAAGAAACTATTTTCTTAGACGGCAAACCTCTGAGTGCCGTGTTTGGCCAGTACCGAGACGAGCTCTACGCTTATTTGCTCAAACAAACAGCTCATCGGGCTGATGCAGATGACATTCTTTCAGAAACATTTGTCAAAGTTGCCCGCTTTCACGATAGCTACAAAACTGGCACTAATCTCCGCGCGTGGCTGTACAAAATTGCTGTCCGCTCATTCCTTAACCATCATCACCAGAAAAAGATTGAGTGGGAGCGTTTCACGTCGGATGAAGATCCTGAATTCCATGCAGCAAGCCATCCAGAGACACCTGAAACCATTGTTGCTCGGCGAGAAATCATGGCACGTGCCCAGCGTGCGGTTGGCGAACTTCCCGGTGATTTTCGCGCAACAGCATGGCTCACTTTTTTTGGTGAATCTCACTATCACGAAACGGGCAGAGCGTTGAGCCTACCTGACGGCACCGTGATGTCTCGCGTCTACCGCGCACGAAGGATCCTTGAACAGGATACTGACTTATATAATGTGTTGAAGTGA
- the hisS gene encoding histidine--tRNA ligase, whose translation MPEKLELQRARGTRDFPPEEKIMRNELIATLVRLFEQFGFSPLETPILERYDVLASKYAGGAEILKETFTLKDQGERDLCLRYDLTVPFARFFGMNPTLKLPFKRYQIGPVFRDGPIKLGRYREFWQCDVDVVGTKNMLADAELVVLAQKFFHQINFDVTIEINNRKFLDGLLAFLGLTEKNVDVLVAVDKLKKIGSADVKKELKQKGLSPTQVEQLFSLLTLPGKNSDKIAILREKITTPAAQEGLREIEELLAYVDRLGDEANVSFEPTLSRGLAYYTGPVFEVFLKDSSESDVKSSLAGGGRYDRMIGTFLGSGEYPAVGISFGIEPIVEQLKIIRAAEKEPMKKSVTQVFLIPIKTLNESLTILSTLRKEGINADIDIIGRGISKNLDYANALGIPYVLIIGAQELAQNKVKLKDMLSGTEELLGVHEVCTRLKG comes from the coding sequence ATGCCTGAAAAACTTGAGCTCCAGCGCGCCCGCGGCACGCGGGACTTTCCGCCGGAAGAAAAAATTATGCGCAATGAACTAATCGCCACGCTGGTTCGCTTGTTCGAGCAGTTCGGCTTTTCTCCGCTGGAAACGCCCATTCTCGAGCGGTATGACGTGCTCGCATCAAAATATGCCGGCGGCGCAGAAATTTTGAAAGAAACATTCACTCTCAAAGATCAAGGCGAGCGTGATCTCTGCCTTCGATACGACCTCACCGTTCCCTTTGCACGCTTTTTTGGCATGAATCCAACGCTCAAACTTCCGTTTAAGCGCTATCAAATCGGCCCAGTATTTCGCGACGGCCCGATAAAACTCGGGAGGTACCGCGAATTCTGGCAGTGTGATGTTGATGTGGTTGGCACAAAAAATATGCTGGCTGATGCCGAGCTGGTGGTGCTTGCCCAAAAATTCTTCCACCAAATAAACTTCGATGTGACCATAGAAATCAACAACCGAAAATTTCTCGATGGCTTGCTCGCGTTTCTCGGACTCACTGAAAAAAATGTCGATGTGCTCGTGGCAGTTGACAAACTCAAAAAAATTGGGTCTGCTGACGTAAAAAAAGAACTGAAACAAAAAGGGCTCTCTCCCACTCAAGTTGAGCAACTCTTTTCCTTACTGACACTGCCCGGAAAAAACAGTGACAAGATTGCCATTCTCCGCGAAAAAATTACCACACCCGCTGCACAAGAAGGCCTGCGCGAGATTGAAGAGCTCCTTGCCTATGTTGACCGGCTCGGTGACGAGGCAAATGTATCATTCGAGCCGACGCTTTCCCGCGGATTGGCATACTACACCGGCCCGGTGTTTGAGGTGTTCCTCAAAGATTCGTCTGAAAGCGACGTGAAATCCTCTCTTGCCGGCGGTGGGCGCTACGACCGAATGATTGGCACCTTTTTGGGCAGCGGCGAATATCCTGCAGTGGGCATCAGTTTCGGCATTGAGCCGATTGTTGAGCAGCTAAAAATAATCCGTGCCGCGGAAAAAGAGCCTATGAAAAAATCCGTGACGCAGGTTTTTTTAATCCCCATCAAAACGCTCAATGAATCTCTCACCATCTTGAGCACACTCCGTAAAGAGGGCATCAACGCTGACATCGATATCATCGGCAGAGGCATCAGCAAAAATTTGGACTATGCCAACGCGCTCGGCATTCCCTATGTTCTTATTATCGGTGCGCAGGAACTTGCGCAGAACAAAGTCAAGCTGAAAGACATGCTGTCCGGCACTGAAGAGCTGCTGGGGGTACATGAGGTCTGCACGCGATTGAAGGGATGA
- a CDS encoding nucleoside hydrolase, whose translation MKKIIIDTDPGVDDALAILYAAQLGTVDIRALTTVFGNLSLEQTTRNARILSDMLGGTVPVYQGAEKQLCGELCPLVAQSQVGGFDFFQGEPTARIQGDALDALISIIQKNPYEITLVAIGPLTNVANLASESPSAFAQLKDLVIMGGAINTYGNTTAVGEFNFCCDPEAADYVMSADGPPKTLVPVNVCRQAVMTPTEVASFPATDEGNCLRQLVADYVRYYLANEGLGGGVLYDPVAVGIGIDPTYITNQQSAYVRVETRGEFTKGMSIADLRQRPTKEPNCNLVLSIDAERFKRDFYRVLLNPSQTI comes from the coding sequence ATGAAAAAGATAATTATAGACACCGATCCGGGCGTTGATGACGCGTTGGCAATATTGTACGCGGCGCAGTTAGGCACTGTTGACATTCGTGCACTGACGACTGTCTTTGGCAATCTTTCGCTGGAGCAAACAACAAGAAACGCGCGTATACTTTCAGATATGCTCGGCGGAACAGTGCCCGTGTATCAGGGTGCTGAAAAACAACTCTGCGGAGAACTCTGTCCGCTTGTTGCTCAGTCTCAGGTTGGTGGGTTTGATTTTTTTCAGGGAGAACCAACAGCCCGCATCCAAGGCGACGCGCTTGACGCACTTATTTCTATAATACAAAAAAATCCATATGAAATAACGCTCGTTGCCATTGGCCCCTTGACGAATGTGGCGAACCTCGCTTCTGAATCGCCGTCTGCATTTGCGCAGCTGAAAGATCTTGTCATTATGGGTGGCGCCATTAACACCTACGGCAACACCACTGCTGTTGGCGAATTTAATTTCTGCTGTGATCCAGAAGCCGCTGATTATGTGATGAGCGCGGATGGGCCACCGAAGACACTCGTCCCTGTTAATGTATGCAGGCAAGCAGTCATGACTCCTACTGAGGTTGCCTCATTTCCTGCAACGGATGAGGGTAATTGCCTGCGTCAGCTTGTTGCGGACTATGTTCGCTACTATCTCGCCAATGAAGGACTTGGCGGCGGGGTATTGTACGATCCGGTTGCTGTCGGAATCGGAATTGATCCAACATACATTACCAATCAGCAATCTGCATATGTGCGCGTTGAGACGCGGGGTGAATTCACGAAAGGCATGTCCATTGCTGACCTGCGCCAACGGCCGACTAAAGAACCAAACTGCAATCTTGTGTTAAGCATTGACGCGGAACGCTTTAAGCGCGACTTTTATCGTGTCTTACTGAACCCATCACAAACTATATAA
- a CDS encoding amino acid racemase — MPPLFSFSKVSTKKCNIYKTIGILGGMGPEATAATYLEIIRIFQQRYGAKYDADFPEIIIVSKPIPDVVERVENEEQTMILLNEGIAQLATAGADFVIIACNTVQRFLPELRKFAAIPILSIAEEVAKSLPFKSVGLLATEATMNARIFDIELEQKNVAIIKPTQKQQTMITEIIMNILNGKKTEGDKTTLLLIIDSLKLDGAEAVILGCTDLPLLISQDDVSVPLIDTIKVNAVVAVNYCLNTQEEKP, encoded by the coding sequence ATGCCTCCTCTTTTTTCTTTTTCAAAAGTGTCCACAAAGAAGTGCAACATCTACAAAACCATCGGCATCCTCGGTGGCATGGGGCCGGAAGCAACGGCAGCTACCTATCTGGAAATCATTCGTATTTTCCAGCAGCGATACGGAGCGAAATACGATGCGGATTTTCCCGAAATCATCATCGTGAGCAAGCCGATTCCTGATGTTGTTGAACGCGTTGAAAATGAGGAGCAAACCATGATCCTTCTCAACGAAGGCATTGCACAGCTCGCCACTGCCGGCGCAGATTTTGTCATTATCGCCTGCAACACGGTCCAGCGTTTTTTGCCGGAGTTGAGAAAATTCGCAGCCATTCCGATTCTCAGCATTGCAGAGGAAGTAGCAAAATCTTTACCATTCAAGTCGGTCGGCTTGCTGGCAACTGAAGCGACAATGAACGCGCGCATTTTTGATATTGAGCTGGAACAAAAAAATGTTGCCATCATCAAGCCAACACAAAAGCAGCAAACGATGATTACCGAAATAATCATGAATATTCTCAACGGCAAAAAAACAGAGGGCGACAAAACAACGCTTCTCCTGATAATTGACTCTCTGAAATTGGACGGTGCTGAAGCCGTTATTCTCGGCTGCACGGATTTGCCTTTGCTGATTTCGCAGGATGATGTGAGCGTTCCTCTTATTGATACGATTAAGGTAAACGCCGTTGTGGCGGTGAATTATTGTTTAAACACCCAAGAGGAGAAACCATGA
- the pyrF gene encoding orotidine-5'-phosphate decarboxylase, which produces MSEMNWVDKLKAETEKTGSILCMGIDPTETTTPTVSVREFYFQILNEIRRTGIQPAAVKPNLGFFEGMSETHDWLRGLGILRAILDYYQDAGIPLILDAKRGDIGKTAERYAYGDFELKRADALTVNPYLGSDSIRPFAAYCAPEKGGKGVYILCRTSNPSANELQGLPVRDEETGLPASLYHSVANLIRSDWHVPGVGAVVGATSIHDLETIAQELKQFGKEIPLLIPGVGAQGGSAAEVADVLRRVGYDLRICRINSSSGIAEAWRKEHANIDFIDPIFLGSIDYAGAAVREIKKLNTEIGPIQ; this is translated from the coding sequence ATGAGCGAAATGAATTGGGTTGACAAACTGAAAGCAGAAACAGAAAAAACAGGCAGCATTCTTTGCATGGGCATTGATCCAACAGAAACAACAACACCTACTGTATCGGTTCGGGAATTTTATTTTCAAATTCTTAACGAAATCCGGCGGACGGGAATACAGCCTGCGGCAGTCAAGCCCAACCTTGGTTTTTTTGAGGGCATGAGCGAAACGCACGATTGGCTTCGCGGTCTTGGGATTCTTCGCGCGATTCTTGATTATTATCAAGACGCAGGAATCCCGCTCATTCTTGATGCAAAACGCGGCGACATCGGCAAGACCGCAGAACGATATGCCTACGGTGATTTCGAATTGAAACGTGCTGATGCGCTCACGGTTAATCCCTACCTCGGCAGCGACAGCATCAGACCCTTTGCTGCATACTGCGCTCCGGAGAAAGGTGGTAAGGGAGTGTATATATTGTGCAGAACCTCAAATCCAAGTGCGAATGAACTTCAGGGTTTGCCAGTCCGAGACGAAGAAACCGGATTGCCAGCATCATTGTATCATTCAGTTGCCAATCTTATTCGCTCTGACTGGCATGTTCCGGGCGTTGGTGCGGTTGTTGGCGCCACGAGCATCCACGACCTTGAAACTATTGCGCAAGAACTGAAACAATTCGGCAAAGAAATCCCACTTCTCATTCCAGGTGTCGGTGCGCAGGGCGGCTCGGCTGCTGAAGTTGCTGATGTTCTTCGTCGTGTTGGCTATGATTTGCGAATTTGTCGAATCAACTCTTCATCCGGCATTGCCGAAGCGTGGAGAAAAGAGCATGCCAATATCGATTTTATCGATCCTATATTTCTTGGTTCGATTGATTACGCCGGCGCTGCAGTGCGTGAAATTAAAAAACTGAACACAGAAATTGGCCCGATTCAATAA